ACGGCCAGGAAGAACTCCTGCTGGAGGCAGATCCAGGTCGCGGCGGCGCCGGCCACGACGAAAGCGCTGTAGAGGTTGAGCCACGACGAGGGCGGCCTGACGGCCGGGGCCGTGTCGAGGAAGGTGTGCCTGATGATGGCGAGGCCGTGGGGGTTGAGGGCCAGGCCGGCCAGGGCCGCGGCGAGCAGCGCGCCGAAGCGCAGGCGCTCGCCCCGGCCCGCGTGAATCGTGGTCTTGACCACCTTGATGCCCACCAGCCCCAGGCCGATGAACGCGGAGCTCCCGTTGATGTTGGACCAAAGCAGTTCGACGACGCCGACCTGGGCCACGGTGGCCCAGGTGAAGGGGCGCTTGGGCCGCAGCACGCGGATGAGGAGGGCCAAAAACAGGAAGTCGAAGAGGCCGGGGGCCTCGGTCATGCCCGGCCAGGCCGCCACGGCGCCCAAGCCCAGCACCCCGGCCGCGAGCAAGGGGCTGCCGGGCGAGAGTGGCAGCAGCAAAGCGAAGGCGATGGCGATGACGCTGCATTTGAGCGTGGCCAGGGCCGGCAGGCCGCCGCTGCGGTCCAGGTGCTTGAACAAGACGTCGCAGAGCCAGGAGTCCGTGGACCAGGGCGCTCCGGTGGCGGTATGGGAGAAGGAGTCCGCCTGCGGGACGGCGTGCCGGGCGATTATGTCGGCGCCGGTGCGGATGTGCAGCCAGGTGCCGGGCTCGTGGGCGGAGTAGGCGGCGATGAGGAAGACGAAGAAGAACAAGAGCGCGGCGAGAGGCCCGTGGGGGTGGTGGGCGCTCTCCTGGGGATGGGTCTGGGCTTGGCTCTTCATGGGTCAGATGGCGCAGCCGACGGCCGGGATCGAACCGGCGACCTACCGCTTACAAGGCGGTTGCTCTACCGCTGAGCTACGTCGGCGTCGGGCTTATTATACAAGGATAATCCCGGGACCGCCAGGAGTCGATTCGGCAACATTTTACGTGAGGCGATCCGCGCGATTGACGGGGCGCAGGGAAATATGGATAATTCTGGGCATGGCGAAGATACTGCTCGTCGATGACAACAAACTGATCAGATTGGTGGAATCAGGCATTCTGAACGGGCTTGGCCATGAGGTCGCCACGGCTGAGGACGGCACTAGCGCCGTCCTCGCGTTCAGACAGCAGAAGCCCGACCTGGTGATCCTGGACTACCAGATGCCGGGAGCCTCGGGGACGGAGGTCCTGCGAGAGCTGCGGAGCCTCGATCAAGGCGCTAACGTCCCGGTCATTTTCCTGAGCGGGACTTCCAGTCTCCAGATCATGTCCAACGCGACCGAGGATCTGCCGCTTTCATGCTTCCTAGAAAAGCCGGTGAATTCGGCCAAGCTCAAGGAGGCCATCGACGGGCTGCTTTCCCCGCAGCCCCAAACGCCAACCGACCCTCCTGCCGCGCCGGTCATCCCGCCCCAAGCGCAGATTGAGCCGTGTCCAGCTTGCCGGGCCGAGAACCCGGCCGGAGCCAGGTTCTGCCTGAGTTGCGGCAAACCCATAGGCGCCTCGAAATGTCCCAAATGCCAGACGCAACTGCCCGCGGTCGCCAAGTTCTGCTTCTCCTGCGGGGAAAAGCTGGCCGGGTAGAGCCGGTTGCTGCCTGGACGCGGATTGCGCCTATCCCTTATGGGACTTTAGGCCCACCTTGCCCAGGCCCTAGGGCCCAGGCTCAGGCCGGGCCCCGGGGCCCCTGACTTTCTGGGTCCAGCGACCTAAGCTATGGCGTGGCAAGAACAGGAGGGCACGCGACGTCCCGCACGGAGTTTCTCCTCGCGGCCGCGCTGGCCCTCCTCCTGCCGGCGCACCTGGGCGCGAAGAGTCTCGAGTCTTTAGCCTCCCAGGAATTCCCCCAGTCGTTCGGCGCCGCCTTGCAATCCGCCCAGCTCCCGGAGGTCCCGTCGGCCGGCCCGGGAGCCCCGGTCGAGGCCGCCAAGCTCAGCCTCGGCAACGGCCTCAACGTCTATTTCGTCAACGTCTTCCAGGGCGACGCCGAGTTCATCGAGCTGCCCAACGGCAAGACCGCGCTCATCGACGCGGGCCCCGCTCCCGACCCCAACTCCCAGTACACCACCCCCATCGTCGCCAGTTTCCTGACCCAGCACGGCGTCAAGAAGATCGACTACCTCGTGCTGACCCACCCGCACGCGGACCATTACGGCGGCATGCCCTACGTCTTCGACAACCTGCAGGTGGACAACTTCTACGACACCGGGGTGGACAACACCGCGGCCAAGGGCGACGAGCTCGTGCGCCAGAAGGCCGCCCAGGAGCCGGGCTGCAGCGTGACCCGCCCGGCCGAAGGCGACAGCCTCAGCTGGGCCCCCGGAGTGCAGGTCCAGGTCCTCAACACCTGCCCCAGCTCGGCCAAGGCCTCCGACTTCGGGCCCGATGCCGGGAGCTTCCCCAACGACTGCTCCATCGTGCTGAGGATCGCCTACCAGGGCTCCTCCGTGCTGTTGACGGGCGACGCCGGCACGGGCGTCGAAGCCCGGCTCGTCAAGACCTACGGCGATGGGCTCAAGTCCGATATTCTCAAGGTGGGCCATCACGGCAGCGCGTACTCCACCAGCGCGGCCTTCCTCGCGGCGGTGCAGCCGAAGGCGGCCTACATCGAGGTCGGCCGGAACACCTTCGGGCACCCGACCCAGTCGACTTTGGACCGCCTGCAGGCCGCGGGCGTGGCCGTCCACCGCACCGACCGCGACGGCACGCAGGAAGTCGCTCTCGGCGGAGCCTCCCAGCAGGAAGCTCCCGCCGTCGCGATGCACCCCTGACCGAGCGGCAGGCCACCAAGCCCCCCCGCGCTTAGGACCATTGTCAGCCGCATCCTGGCCCATAGGACCCAATGCCGATCCCTTCGGAGGCGGTATAATCAGACTCAGCTAATCTTGGAGGCCAGCAGCCATGATGAACCGCGCCCTTTTCATAGCCGTGCTCGCCGCGAATCTCCCCTCCGGAGCCGCGGCAGCGCAGGTCGTGCGCACGGCCGCCCCAGCGGCCACGGCCTCTCCCATCATGCCCGTGCTCCCGGGAGCCGGCGGCCTCTCCGCCACAGGCTTGTCTTTGTCCCTCCAGTCGGCGGACCTGCGCCTGGCGGCCCCCTCCCTCCAGGCCGTGCCGATTTTGGCCCCCGCGGTGCAGGCAGCCCCGGCGCTCTCCGCTTTGCCCAGCGCCGCGCCGCTCGCCGCGTCCATCGTGCCCGCTTCCCTCATAGCCCAGCCCGGCGAGAGCCTGACCCCGGCGCAGGCCGTGGCCGCGCAGTCCCAGCGCCTGGAGACCTTCACCCAGGCCGCCGCCCCGATCCTGGCCAAGACCCAGGACGCCAAGTCCGGCGCGGAAACCTCCAAGGACGCGGCGGCCCAACTGCTCGATCCCTCTTTCAAGGCGCCCGCCGATGACGCCGCGACCCCGGTCACGGCCCCTGCCGGGCCGGCCAAGGCCGCTCCGGTCAAGCTGCGCGGCGCGCCCCTCCTCAAGAACGTCGCCTTCTCCCCCGAGGTCTCGGCCCAGCACCAGAGCCTGCTCATCGAGACCCTGACCCGCCGCAAGGCCGGCTGGACCCGCGGCCTGGCCGCCATGGGCGTCAAGCTCGACGGCCCCACGGCGCCGGTCATCACCGTGCGCGCGGCGCGCGACATCGCCAAAGGCGCCAAGGTCGAATACACCTTCGATTGGATGCAGAGCGAGACGCACGTGGGTTCGTTCAAGGCCTATGTGACCGTGAAGAACCTCAACCCGGAACTGCGCCGCGGCGTGGCCCCTGAACCGGCGAAAGAAAAGCAGATCCGCATGCGCTTCAAGAAGACGGTCCTCGCCGACGTCGGCGGCATCAAAGTGGAATCCCAGGTCACTCCCACTGACATCGAAGCCTACCTCGAATCCAAGGGCCTGCGCCTGCTCTCCAAGGGCTGGGACGGCTATTACACGGTCTCGGTCACGGGCCAGGACCAGGCCGACGCGGTCGCCGACGCGCTCTCCGGCAAAGGCATCGTGCTCTACGCCACGCCCATGACCTTCACGGTCCCGGAAGCCAACCAGGTCCAGATCGCCTTCAAGGAATCCACGGTGCGCCCCGTCGGTGGCCTCGACGTCGAGACCTCGGTCAGCGAGACCGAGATCGGCGAGTTTTTGAGCGCCCACGGGCTGCGCGTGCTCTCCGTGGACCGCGACGGCCTCTACACGGTCGGCGCCGAAGGCCTCGCTTCGGCGGCCGCCGCGCAGTTCTTGCAAAAGCAGCGGGCCGTTTTCTATGCCAAGCCCGTCCAGTTCGACCCGCCCGCGGCCAGCATGCTCATCATCGAGTTTTACAAGTCCTACGTGCTCTCCATCGGCGGACTCAATATCGAGAACTCGGTCAGCGAGGACGATATCTCCAACCTCCTGCAGGACCACGGCCTCATGCTGGTCAAGATCCTCAACAACGGCGCCTACAAGGTGGCCCGGGTCTCCGACGCCACGCCCGGCAAGGACCTGGTCGCGGCCGTCTCCGCGCAGCCCATCGTGAAGCAAGCCATGGCCCTGGGCGGGGTCACGGACGAGCAGATCCGATCCGCGGCCAAGGGCGTGGAGTCCTACAAGGGCCGGCCCTGGTCCTCAACCGAGTACAACATGGCCTACGGCACCACCTACTGGGGCCTGGAGGAGCGCGGCGCCACGCCGGAGCAACTCAAGCTCTTCGAGAAGCTCTGCGACGAGGCGCCGGTGCGCGCCGGCGGCTTCAACCCCTGGTCCGGCGACTAAGAAATACTCAGATGGAGTATTCCGCCAGCGGAGGCGGCCGCGCTTTTCTTCACTGCCTTCGTCGATCTTCGTTGATCTAAAGCCGGCTTTGCAGGCCGTTGCAGGCGGCGACCTGACGAACAAAAAGTACTAGTTCTATAACGATTTTTTGTAGTTTACTTCCAGCGCTGGAGGTAGACTACAGAAAACTGATTATTATTTCAGCATAATCCATTCTCCAAGTCGCTATTATTTCATAAGGTGCCCCGGAGAATCCAAAAGGAGACCAGCGAGACGATGGTCCATTTTGAAAGGTTTGCGTCCGAGCGAAGGGAGGACGCAAACCCCAGCGCCGACACTCTGGTCGGCGCCGTTCTGTTGTTCAACCCCGGGAATTCAGGCCAAGACTCTCGCAAGCCCGACGGCCCTACTTCTTGGGAGCCGGGAACGAGCGGCCCTCTTCCTGGCCGGACTGAGGCGTCGAGAAATGGGAGTGCTGGAGCAGCCATTTCCCATTCTTTTGGACGAGGACCGAGGTCAGCCGGCCTTCCATCTTCACCTCGCCGGTCTCGGTCTGGGCGATGTACTCCAGGCCATGGGCGGCCCAGGCGACCCGGCCGGAATGGCCGAAGCCCAGGAGCGTAAGCTTGACCGAGATGCTCTTCGCCTGCGCGAAGTCGCGCGCCAAGGACTTCTGGAACTGCTCGCGGCTCGAGACCTGCTCGTCCTTGCCGGTGCCGTAGCCGAAATAGTCCGGCGCGGTCATGGTCAGGAGCTTGGCGGCGTCTTTGGCCGCATAGGCTTGCCAGTAGGCGTCGATGGCGGCCAGGGCCGGTGCCTTGGCCCCGGCGCTCCCGGCCGCCGCAACGGCGACCGTGGCGGCCGCCAGGGCCGCTGCCAGCAGTGCGATTCTCTTCATCTTCATATCAATCCTCCCTCCGGGATGAGCGGGTTCCGGGATCCCATGCCAATGGCCCGCCTACTCTATCAGATTTGCGGCGGCCCGGATGAGGTATCATATCGCCATGAACAGGACATCGCTTCTTCTGGCCGCGCTCATCCCGCTGCTGCCCTGCCCCGGAGGAGCCGCAAGCGCCCCCCCAGCCTCGCCCCAGCGAGCCGCCAAGGAATTGCAGGCGGTCCTTAGCCGGCTC
This is a stretch of genomic DNA from Elusimicrobiota bacterium. It encodes these proteins:
- a CDS encoding nuclear transport factor 2 family protein, which codes for MKMKRIALLAAALAAATVAVAAAGSAGAKAPALAAIDAYWQAYAAKDAAKLLTMTAPDYFGYGTGKDEQVSSREQFQKSLARDFAQAKSISVKLTLLGFGHSGRVAWAAHGLEYIAQTETGEVKMEGRLTSVLVQKNGKWLLQHSHFSTPQSGQEEGRSFPAPKK
- a CDS encoding ComEC/Rec2 family competence protein: MARTGGHATSRTEFLLAAALALLLPAHLGAKSLESLASQEFPQSFGAALQSAQLPEVPSAGPGAPVEAAKLSLGNGLNVYFVNVFQGDAEFIELPNGKTALIDAGPAPDPNSQYTTPIVASFLTQHGVKKIDYLVLTHPHADHYGGMPYVFDNLQVDNFYDTGVDNTAAKGDELVRQKAAQEPGCSVTRPAEGDSLSWAPGVQVQVLNTCPSSAKASDFGPDAGSFPNDCSIVLRIAYQGSSVLLTGDAGTGVEARLVKTYGDGLKSDILKVGHHGSAYSTSAAFLAAVQPKAAYIEVGRNTFGHPTQSTLDRLQAAGVAVHRTDRDGTQEVALGGASQQEAPAVAMHP
- a CDS encoding response regulator; amino-acid sequence: MAKILLVDDNKLIRLVESGILNGLGHEVATAEDGTSAVLAFRQQKPDLVILDYQMPGASGTEVLRELRSLDQGANVPVIFLSGTSSLQIMSNATEDLPLSCFLEKPVNSAKLKEAIDGLLSPQPQTPTDPPAAPVIPPQAQIEPCPACRAENPAGARFCLSCGKPIGASKCPKCQTQLPAVAKFCFSCGEKLAG